From the Daphnia magna isolate NIES linkage group LG3, ASM2063170v1.1, whole genome shotgun sequence genome, one window contains:
- the LOC116919566 gene encoding uncharacterized protein LOC116919566 isoform X2 → MDIIATSYADGQYLKCIKHLSDLPTNSLFEEFVVQNNILVSKFQISYVKEDEMLRRAVADDLLHLQSKTLALPREKEFSLLTLSCSCNVIYALLNCKHYSENSIKATKIAYVALEKALCSHLIFFPPKNDSTTENLVSMVRQFIEAKTLRPGELSLVLYSCVLICLFKVDPRYVQLIKDILEILECSGKNEICFSNDIFLLSPLEMPLQSRGATISSSIICDFSRLFLCLFHCINSSWSDALALKSGQNSSLSEIWGILKRFVNCQLASCRCSASNNDETEDYAKIQNIYLKFARCLIGAAEFALRKQPLMALRFLNLAGAEELARTQACSIVMAYAATQFKVLGELDFQIEALKIAEESLGSPVFQPSFHSEFYGFLLAQLKLFNLPQIPILRYHLARVFLQNQRYKEATVEYEKLSKTPFQENWIPFSTAFELRSPSTIIVLHEHILALLLANDCQKALDVIESSLEEDFLIFFLHAEICVQLKQNKKAIKLLSSKRF, encoded by the exons ATGGATATTATTGCAACGTCTTACGCAGACGGCCAATATCTGAAGTGTATTAAACACCTGTCTGACTTACCAACTAATTCATTGTTCGAAGAATTTGTCgtgcaaaacaacattttggTATCCAAGTTCCAAATCTCTTATgtaaaagaagatgaaatgcTAAGAAGAGCAGTTGCCGACGATTTACTTCACTTGCAAAGCAAAACCTTGGCACTTCCACGAGAAAAAGAGTTTAGCTTACTGACTTTAAGTTGTAGTTGTAATGTGATATATGCACTACTCAATTGCAAACATTATTCTGAGAATAGTATTAAAGCAACCAAAATTGCTTATGTTGCACTTGAGAAAGCCCTATGTAGccatctgattttttttcctccaaaAAACGACTCTACCACAGAAAATTTAGTTTCCATGGTTCGTCAGTTTATTGAGGCCAAAACTTTAAGGCCAGGTGAACTATCTCTTGTATTGTACAGCTGTGTACTCATTTGTTTATTCAAAGTAGATCCAAGGTATGTTCAGTTGATAAAGGATATTCTGGAAATCTTAGAGTGCAGtgggaaaaatgaaatttgtttttctaatgatatatttcttctttcccctctCGAAATGCCATTACAGTCTAGAGGGGCAACTATTTCCAGCTCTATTATTTGTGATTTTTCAAgactttttctttgcttgtttCACTGCATTAACTCATCTTGGTCAGATGCACTTGCATTAAAAAGTGGGCAAAACTCTTCATTGTCTGAGATCTGGGGAATCTTGAAACGATTTGTGAATTGTCAGTTGGCTAGCTGTAGATGCAGTGCCTCAAACAATGACGAGACTGAGGACTATGCCAAAATACAAAACATTTATTTGAAATTCGCACGATGTCTAATCGGCGCTGCAGAGTTTGCTTTAAGGAAACAGCCGCTTATGGCACTCAGGTTTTTAAA CCTTGCTGGAGCCGAAGAATTGGCGCGAACACAAGCCTGTTCTATTGTGATGGCCTATGCTGCCACCCAGTTTAAG GTATTGGGAGAACTTGATTTCCAAATTGAAGCACTAAAAATTGCCGAGGAATCGTTGGGAAGTCCCGTTTTTCAGCCCTCTTTTCATTCCGAATTTTATGGATTTCTTCTTGCACAGTTAAAACTATTTAACCTCCCACAAATACCAATCTTGAGATACCACCTCGCTCGAgtttttctccaaaatcaa CGATACAAAGAAGCCACCGTTGAATATGAGAAATTGTCAAAGACTCCCTTCCAAGAAAATTGGATTCctttttcgacagctttcGAACTCCGCTCACCGTCTACGATTATTGTGCTGCACGAGCATATTTTGGCACTCCTGTTAGCAAATGATTGTCAAAAAGCGCTTGACGTCATCGAATCTTCATTAGAAGAAGattttttgatattttttctCCATGCGGAAATTTGCGTGCAATTAAAGCAAAACAAGAAGGCTATTAAACTTTTAAGCAG TAAACGGTTCTAA
- the LOC116919565 gene encoding dnaJ homolog dnj-5 yields the protein MSHQKDENLDFDYLNPVQDSDSYVYYSTESAFSHPYSAETTQTSYSHYSNYQSPFRKVDHQYSPVPRNMFSSEFESGSKGYSRTFSGNNLLTDNTGSGRCLRRLNSDIPSYCDFGTYNPFQGSPLEIANLSLVENRPTTDEQIQQTREPPYENELVHEEPTEMIQSKRTYKDALTFPTRSESPSNANEAVSKKITVENEIRKETYKEKLLSPKQETPASFSKATQPLIKPGLNNHRSQINTNPKRPLKINNNLATKNTAKGNTKSPREKNWHCLNESVRSVRSQTDFGGINKKNRLPFIDNHSFEQPPTDDETISPVEVRAKDLKKSERMKIKVREKDNEKSNRRQSKKHQPPSTSATLARAYFPKLARVCGWFCIWLYSLCADVIRMSYNLAWLGLQQCHTVLWEKSFVITEWITAQIRISRQYVTTNWLPSIREFFRFFQRKSSSDHESSTLGGLNANIPLPSTGEEAMHRLLACKGRDPYSILGVRRDCSDEDIRRYYKRQAVLVHPDKNRQRGAEEAFKILAHAFELVGQPERRSQYDQLVQEADEMESAWAELNELLSRLHAKMDEAANTIRCTNCAKRHRRVKTERPCYAARYCQECKIHHSAREGDLWAESRYMGFRSKYYACMESAVYDITEWANCQAGHLRHLQSNSHRVQYRIVPGQGQPSNGNGRKSS from the exons ATGTCTCATCAAAAGGACGAAAATCTGGATTTTGATTACTTGAATCCAGTGCAAGATTCTGACAGTTATGTTTATTACTCAACAGAATCTGCATTCAGTCACCCTTATTCAGCCGAAACAACTCAAACTTCTTACTCTCACTACAGTAACTACCAAAGTCCATTTCGGAAAGTGGATCATCAATATTCACCAGTCCCACGAAACATGTTCAGCAGTGAATTTGAATCAGGATCAAAAGGATATTCAAGAACTTTCAGTGGCAATAATTTACTTACTGATAATACAGGATCTGGTAGATGCTTAAGGAGACTCAATTCTGATATACCATCTTACTGTGATTTCGGAACATACAACCCATTCCAAGGCAGCCCTCTAGAAATTGCTAACTTGAGCCTTGTGGAAAATCGGCCAACGACAGATGAGCAAATTCAGCAGACTAGAGAACCACCATATGAGAATGAATTAGTGCATGAAGAGCCCACAGAGATGATTCAGAGTAAGCGCACTTACAAAGATGCTCTTACTTTCCCTACAAGAAGTGAAAGTCCTAGCAATGCTAATgaagcagtttcaaaaaagataacagttgaaaatgaaattcgtaAAGAAACGTATAAAGAAAAGCTGCTAAGTCCTAAACAAGAGACACCAGCAAGTTTCAGTAAAGCCACACAACCACTCATAAAGCCGGGTTTAAACAATCACAGAAGCCAAATCAACACAAACCCAAAAAggcctttaaaaataaacaacaatTTAGCAACTAAAAATACTGCTAAGGGTAATACTAAAAGCCCAAGGGAAAAAAACTGGCACTGTTTGAATGAATCGGTACGAAGTGTCCGATCTCAAACAGATTTTGGGGGcattaacaagaaaaatcgACTGCCGTTCATTGATAATCATTCTTTTGAACAACCACCTACGGATGATGAAACTATTAGCCCGGTAGAAGTTCGTGCAAAAGACCTTAAAAAAAGTGAAAGgatgaaaataaaagttcGTGAAAAGGACAATGAAAAATCCAATCGACGTCAAAGCAAGAAACACCAACCTCCGAGCACCAGCGCAACGCTTGCACGTGCATATTTTCCAAAG cTTGCTCGCGTTTGTGGATGGTTCTGCATTTG GTTATATAGTCTCTGCGCTGACGTGATTCGAATGAGTTATAACTTGGCTTGGCTGGGACTTCAGCAATGTCACACAGTCCTATGGGAGAAAAGTTTTGTGATAACTGAATGGATAACAGCACAGATACGGATTTCGCGCCAATATGTGACTACCAATTGGCTGCCGTCGATACGAGAATTTTTCCGATTTTTCCAACGAAAATCTTCATCTGACCATGAAAGTAGTACATTAGGTGGTTTAAATGCTAATATACCTTTACCCTCTACTGGGGAAGAAGCCATGCATCGTCTATTAGCTTGCAAAGGAAGAGATCCGTACAGCATACTGG GTGTTCGACGGGACTGTTCTGACGAAGACATTCGACGTTACTATAAGCGACAAGCGGTTTTAGTTCATCCAGACAAAAATCGTCAAAGAGGAGCAGAAGAGGCCTTCAAGATATTAGCTCACGCCTTTGAATTGGTTGGACAGCCAGAGCGACGCAGCCAGTATGACCAATTAGTacaagaagcagacgaaaTGGAATCTGCTTGGGCAGAGTTGAATGAACTGCTCTCACGATTACATGCTAAAATGGACGAGGCAGCCAATACTATTAGATGCACCAACTGCGCCAAGCGTCACAGGAGAGTGAAAACTGAACGTCCTTGTTATGCTGCTCGTTATTGCCAG GAATGCAAAATTCATCATTCTGCCCGAGAGGGAGATCTGTGGGCTGAATCGCGCTATATGGGTTTCCGTTCCAAATACTACGCTTGTATGGAAAGCGCTGTTTATGACATTACTGAGTGGGCAAATTGTCAG gctgGACATCTTCGCCATTTGCAATCTAATTCTCATCGTGTTCAGTACCGCATCGTTCCCGGGCAAGGGCAACCCAGCAATGGAAATGGCCGCAAATCAAGTTGA
- the LOC116919567 gene encoding chloride intracellular channel exc-4, with amino-acid sequence MSDSANGNSQVDIPEIELIIKASTIDGRRKGACLFCQEYFMDLYLLAELKTISLKVTTVDMLKPPPDFRTNFEATPPPILIDGGLAVLENEKIERHIMKNVPGGHNLFVQDKDVATRIENVYSKFKLMLLKKEEASKNALLSQLSKIDEHLGKRGNRFLTGDTLCCFDCELMPRLQHIRVAGKYFMEFDIPTDLVNLWRYMHHMYHLDAFTQSCPADQDIINHYKLQQGTKMKKHEELETPTYTTSIPDNIRP; translated from the exons ATGTCGGACAGCGCCAATGGGAATAGCCAAGTGGACATCCCAGAAATCGAGCTCATCATCAAA GCGTCCACGATAGATGGCCGCCGCAAAGGAGCTTGCCTGTTTTGTCAGGAGTACTTCATGGATTTATATCTTCTGGCTGAACTGAAAACCATCAGCTTAAAAGTGACAACAGTTGACATGCTGAAACCCCCACCCGACTTCCGAACCAATTTTGAAGCCACCCCACCTCCAATCCTGATCGACGGAGGCTTGGCTGTTCTGGAAAATGAGAAGATTGAAAGACACATTATGAAAAATGTTCCAGGCGGTCACAATCTATTCGTTCAAGACAAGGACGTTGCAACCCGCATCGAAAACGTTTATAGC AAATTCAAGTTAATGCTGTTGAAGAAAGAGGAAGCGTCAAAGAACGCACTGCTTTCTCAATTGAGTAAAATCGATGAGCACTTAGGCAAACGGGGCAATCGGTTCTTAACCGGAGACACACTTTGTTGTTTTGATTGCGAACTAATGCCTCGTTTGCAACATATTCGAGTTGCAG gaaAGTACTTCATGGAGTTTGATATCCCGACTGATTTGGTTAACCTGTGGCGCTACATGCATCACATGTATCATTTGGATGCGTTCACGCAG TCTTGCCCTGCCGACCAGGATATCATCAACCATTACAAGCTGCAACAG GGGACAAAGATGAAGAAACACGAGGAATTGGAAACCCCAACTTACACTACGTCCATTCCTGATAACATTCGGCCGTGA
- the LOC116919566 gene encoding uncharacterized protein LOC116919566 isoform X1, which translates to MDIIATSYADGQYLKCIKHLSDLPTNSLFEEFVVQNNILVSKFQISYVKEDEMLRRAVADDLLHLQSKTLALPREKEFSLLTLSCSCNVIYALLNCKHYSENSIKATKIAYVALEKALCSHLIFFPPKNDSTTENLVSMVRQFIEAKTLRPGELSLVLYSCVLICLFKVDPRYVQLIKDILEILECSGKNEICFSNDIFLLSPLEMPLQSRGATISSSIICDFSRLFLCLFHCINSSWSDALALKSGQNSSLSEIWGILKRFVNCQLASCRCSASNNDETEDYAKIQNIYLKFARCLIGAAEFALRKQPLMALRFLNLAGAEELARTQACSIVMAYAATQFKVLGELDFQIEALKIAEESLGSPVFQPSFHSEFYGFLLAQLKLFNLPQIPILRYHLARVFLQNQRYKEATVEYEKLSKTPFQENWIPFSTAFELRSPSTIIVLHEHILALLLANDCQKALDVIESSLEEDFLIFFLHAEICVQLKQNKKAIKLLSRSIAKLNQLNSTTFPVNGSKEMITSKLRFKMSELLEETGSMKDAHHQLKLSFQNGMVMDNKMQKSYQKLMSKLGMAKEISISSDPQLEMLVLKILEFTEDLTIHYLMGALKGVNFL; encoded by the exons ATGGATATTATTGCAACGTCTTACGCAGACGGCCAATATCTGAAGTGTATTAAACACCTGTCTGACTTACCAACTAATTCATTGTTCGAAGAATTTGTCgtgcaaaacaacattttggTATCCAAGTTCCAAATCTCTTATgtaaaagaagatgaaatgcTAAGAAGAGCAGTTGCCGACGATTTACTTCACTTGCAAAGCAAAACCTTGGCACTTCCACGAGAAAAAGAGTTTAGCTTACTGACTTTAAGTTGTAGTTGTAATGTGATATATGCACTACTCAATTGCAAACATTATTCTGAGAATAGTATTAAAGCAACCAAAATTGCTTATGTTGCACTTGAGAAAGCCCTATGTAGccatctgattttttttcctccaaaAAACGACTCTACCACAGAAAATTTAGTTTCCATGGTTCGTCAGTTTATTGAGGCCAAAACTTTAAGGCCAGGTGAACTATCTCTTGTATTGTACAGCTGTGTACTCATTTGTTTATTCAAAGTAGATCCAAGGTATGTTCAGTTGATAAAGGATATTCTGGAAATCTTAGAGTGCAGtgggaaaaatgaaatttgtttttctaatgatatatttcttctttcccctctCGAAATGCCATTACAGTCTAGAGGGGCAACTATTTCCAGCTCTATTATTTGTGATTTTTCAAgactttttctttgcttgtttCACTGCATTAACTCATCTTGGTCAGATGCACTTGCATTAAAAAGTGGGCAAAACTCTTCATTGTCTGAGATCTGGGGAATCTTGAAACGATTTGTGAATTGTCAGTTGGCTAGCTGTAGATGCAGTGCCTCAAACAATGACGAGACTGAGGACTATGCCAAAATACAAAACATTTATTTGAAATTCGCACGATGTCTAATCGGCGCTGCAGAGTTTGCTTTAAGGAAACAGCCGCTTATGGCACTCAGGTTTTTAAA CCTTGCTGGAGCCGAAGAATTGGCGCGAACACAAGCCTGTTCTATTGTGATGGCCTATGCTGCCACCCAGTTTAAG GTATTGGGAGAACTTGATTTCCAAATTGAAGCACTAAAAATTGCCGAGGAATCGTTGGGAAGTCCCGTTTTTCAGCCCTCTTTTCATTCCGAATTTTATGGATTTCTTCTTGCACAGTTAAAACTATTTAACCTCCCACAAATACCAATCTTGAGATACCACCTCGCTCGAgtttttctccaaaatcaa CGATACAAAGAAGCCACCGTTGAATATGAGAAATTGTCAAAGACTCCCTTCCAAGAAAATTGGATTCctttttcgacagctttcGAACTCCGCTCACCGTCTACGATTATTGTGCTGCACGAGCATATTTTGGCACTCCTGTTAGCAAATGATTGTCAAAAAGCGCTTGACGTCATCGAATCTTCATTAGAAGAAGattttttgatattttttctCCATGCGGAAATTTGCGTGCAATTAAAGCAAAACAAGAAGGCTATTAAACTTTTAAGCAG GTCTATTGCTAAACTTAATCAACTAAATTCCACCACTTTTCCAGTAAACGGTTCTAAAGAAATGATCACGTCAAAACTTCGCTTCAAAATGTCGGAACTTTTGGAAGAAACTGGGAGTATGAAAGACGCCCATCATCAACTGAAACTGTCTTTCCAGAATGGCATGGTTATGGACAACAAAATGCAAAAGTCTTATCAAAAATTGATGAGCAAATTGGGGATGGCAAAAGAAATTTCCATATCTTCTGACCCCCAGCTGGAAATGTTGGTGTTGAAAATCCTTGAGTTTACGGAAGACCTCACCATTCACTACTTAATGGGAGCATTAAAAGGTGTAAATTTCTTGTAA